A stretch of DNA from Candidatus Bathyarchaeia archaeon:
CTCTTGCGATGGCGTCGTTCAGCATTTCCAACAATTTTTTAGAAGCCAAAATTTTCACCTCCCTTTAGTTTTATTCTGATTTGTTTAAAAGTTTTGCCAAAATATGCGAAGCTCTGCAAGAAAAATGGGAAATTTATGGCTTGCAATGTTGGGCTATCCGCCTGGCGCTCCATGGAATGGCACGTTTTTCCAGAGGATGTCCCACCAATCTTCTTCTGTTATTGTCTCGCCCTTCACGATGATTTCTAAAACTTCCTTTAGGAGTTCATGATGCCTTTTTTCGTCGGCTAGTATGGCTGTTAGGAGGAGCTTAACCTTCTCATTTTCAACTGTTGGCAGCATGTCGTTTATCTTCTTTATGAGTTCAGCTTCGATTTGGATATGCCTCTCCACAAGGCTTCTTTGTTTGTCAAGGTGTTCCTGCGCAAGTGCCTGCTGGGTTGTGGTTAGAAGCTTCAAAGCTGCGTCGTACATCTCAGCATGTTTTAGGGAATCCAGCGAAATTCCTCTCAAAACGCCTTTAACGGAGGGATTCCTGATGTTTTTAAGAGCTTCGTTAAGCGAATCGACAATTTCATTTTCAACTTCGATTTGTCGCTTTATGAAGGTTAAAAGCTCATCTTTCGAGGGCATTTCAGTTTCCCACTTATATTGAACTGGATGGACTATTTTAATGTCTATGTTAAGCCTTGACAAGCCTCTGAGCAATTCTCCGCCCAAGTTCTCTGCACTTTTCCAAACCCGTTGCGTCCGGCGTGTACCTTATTAGCAATGGCGGTTCAGTCACGTCCATCTCAAACTTGTTCTTCAAAATTTCAATGACAAGCTTTGGGGCTTCACCGCTCCAGCCATAAGACCCGAAGGCAGCGCCAACCTTTCCCTTCAAGTTTATGCCTTTTACGGCGGCTTCTTCAAAGAGCATCTTGATGTCGAGGGTTGTGTCATGGTGATATGTAGGAGCGCCAACAATTATAGCATCATATTCTTTTAATTGTTCTGGCGTTGCATGATAGGTTAACTCAACATCTATGCCTTGTACTGTTTTGGCTCCCTCAGCCACAGCCTTAGCCATTTTCTCAGTGTTTCCAGTCCTACTATAATAGAGGATTAGGATTTTCGGCATATTACATCCACTACAGACTTATTTTAGTGCCTCTTCCAGTCGCCTATTAACTTCGTCCCAGTTGACAATTTTCCAGAAAGCCTCAATGAATTTGCCTCTGTCGTTCTTGTAGTCTATGTAGTAGGCGTGCTCGAAAACGTCGAGAACCATGAGGATACGGAACATTGGATAAACGTTCACGTTATGCTTCTCCACTTGCATCAGCATTAGGCGACCAGTCTGCCTACAAAGGGTTAAAGCCGCCCATCCAGAACCCTCAACGCTTATGGCTGTTTGGGAAAACTCCTTCTGGAAACGCTCAAAGCTTCCAAATTCTTCGGAGATTTTGTCGGCTAATTTTCCGCCGGGTTTTCCGCCGCCCTTGTCTGGCGGTGCCATGTTGCCCCAGAAAAGCGAATGTAATAGGTGTCCGGCAACGTTCCATGAAAGCTCTTTAAGTGTGGCTTTAACGTCTATGTCTATGTTCTCTTTTCGCGCCTTATCCAGCCGTTGGAGTATGGCGTTAGCCCCATTAACGTAGGCTTGGTGGTGCTTGCTGTGGTGGATTCTCAACTGTCCTTCGGACATGTAGGGCTGCAAATCTCCATAACCATAAGGCAGCTGGGGCAAAACATACAGTTTAGCTTGCTCCATAACGCGTACACCTCCATTTCTAACTTTTCTTTACAAACTGGTCCTTTGGGGCGCCGCAAACTGGGCAAACCCAGTTTTCTGGTAAAGCCTCAAAGGGTGTTCCGGGTTTTATGCCGTGCTCTGGGTCTCCGGCCTCAGGGTCATATATATACCCACAGATTATGCACTCCCACTTTTCCAAAGCCTTCAACTCCCAGCTATTTTTCTGTCTTAATGTTGTAGCTTACTTTGACTCCGGCTTTTTCGAAAAGCTTCCCGACCGGGCAGTTTTCCACTGTCAGCTTGAAAATCCTCTGGACTGTGTCTTCCGGGGCGTCGGTTTTGACGGTTATGTTCAAGGCTGCTTCTGTTACTGTTCCAGCCTCTTCGGATTTTACGGCTTCAAGCTTAACCTCCAAGTCTCTGAGTTGAACCCTCATTTTCTTAGCCATTAAAGCGAAGATTGTGGCGAAGCATCCGGCATAGCTCATAACGCCTAGCTCGAGGGCTGTTGGTCCCATGTCTGTTCCAAGTTCTGGCGGTAGGTCTAAGCATACGCTGTGGGCTCTTCCATTGTCAACGGCTATTCGCAGGTCCTTTACAAGTTTGGCTGTTGAGCGAAGCTTTTGCACCAAACCACTTTCACCTCACATGAAAAAAGGGTTTATGGGAGCCTCTTCTTGCAGAGGAACCAGTCAACGCACTCATAGCCCTCTTGCAAGCGTTTTTCAGCCTCTTCTTGCGTTGTAGGTGGCGGCACTATAACTGGGTCGCCTGGTCTCCAGTTCGCTGGCAGAGCCACCTTGTGCTTGTCGGCTGTTTGCAGTGCATCAATTAGCCTCAAAATTTCGTCCATGTTTCTCCCGACGTTCAGTGGATAGTATATCATTGCCCTAAGCTTCATTTCCGGGTCTATTACAAAGACGCAGCGCACCGCTGCTGTTGTGCTTTGTTTGGGGTGTATCATGCCAAATAGATTTGCGACTTTCATGTCCAAGTCGGCGATAACCGGGAACGGTATGGTTACGCCGAGCTTCTCCTTTATTGTTCTAACCCATGCAATGTGGGAGTAGACGCTGTCGATGCTTAACCCTATGAGTTGGACGTTGCGCTTAGCAAGTTCTGGATATATTTGGGCGAAGGCTACAAACTCTGTTGTGCAGACCGGCGTAAAATCTGCTGGATGCGAAAATAGGATGACCCATTTTCCTTTAAAGTCTGAAAGTCTTATCTTGCCGTGTGTTGTCACGGCCTCAAAATCTGGGACTATTTCGCCGAGACTCAAGAGAGGCTTTTTCTCCTCAATTTTTTCCATTTTATTTCATTCCTCCTCCGATTTTAAACCGTAATCCTTTTATCCTTCAAGACTTATATGCTTTTCGTACAAAATTCGGCAAAAATCGTAAAGAATGGTGCGAAAATGGTAAAAAAGATTGCGGAAATAGACGAACTTGACCTAAAAATCCTAAAACTTCTAGAGGAAGACGGACGCCTAACTTTCATAGACATAGCCAAAAAATTAAGGCTGAGCGAATCAACAATAAGGAAAAGGGTTCAAGCTCTAAAAGAAAACGGCGTAATAAAAAGGTTCACGGTGGAAATGGACCCAGCTAAAATAGGCCTAAACACCGTTGCAATAGTTGGCATAGACGTGGATCCGCCTAAACTTTTGGAGGTAGCCCAAAAACTCTGCGAGTTCAAAGAAATCCGATGCGTAGCCACGTCCACGGGAGACCACATGATAATGACCGAAATATGGACGGAGGACGGACGCGAACTCACAAGACTTATTTCGGAAAAAATTGGGCCTATTGAAGGCGTCAAGAAAATTTGTCCGGCAATAATTCTAGAGAAACTGAAAGGCTGAAATTGTCGGAGGAATATGGGGCTTGAGCACTCACAGCCATCACGCCCACCACGTTGGGGAGTTTAAGCGGCGATTTTTAGTTTCGCTAGCACTAACGGTGCCAATTCTACTTCTTTCAGAAATGATTCAGATGTGGCTCGGCCTAGAATGGATAAAAATCCCCTACCAGAAAGAGGTGTTGTCCCTCCTATCCATAATTGTCTACCTTTATGGCGGGTGGCCTTTCCTAAAAGGCTTGTATCAAGAGGTTAAGGGCAGACAGCCCGGCATGATGACGCTTATTGGCATGGCTGTTTCTGTGGCCATGTTTTACTCGCTTGGAACAGTCTACTTCTCCATAAGCGGCAAAGATTTCTTCTGGGAACTCGCAACCCTAATTGATGTTATGCTTTTGGGGCATTGGATTGAGGCAAAAAGCGTTATGGGCGCTTCTATGGCTTTGGAGGAGCTTGTCCGAATAATGCCAACAACAGCCCACCTAATAAAAAACGGCGAAATCATAGACACCCCAGTCTCACAGCTGAAAAAGGGCGATGTTGTTCTTGTGAGACCCGGCGAGAAAATCCCGTCCGACGGCGTTGTTGTTGAAGGCGAATCATATGTTAATGAGGCCTTGTTAACCGGAGAGTCCAGGCCAATAGGCAAAAAGGTTGGCGAAAAAGTTGTTGGAGGCTCAATAAATGGCGAAGGCATACTAAAAGTTCGGATAGAACGTATCGGTGAAGAAACTTACCTGGCACAAGTTATTAAACTGGTTAGGCAAGCCCAGGAAAGCCGCTCGCGAACGCAGGATTTGGCGAACAGAGCCGCCGCGCTCCTTTTCTATGTGGCGTTAAGCGTCGGCATAATAACCTTCGCAGCTTGGTCTTTTATGACTAGTTGGGATTTTGCCATCGAAAGGGCTGTAACAGTTCTTGTTATCGCTTGCCCCCATGCTTTAGGATTAGCCATACCATTGGTTGTTGCTCTTTCCACATCCATAACAGCAAAGAGCGGAATCCTCATAAGGGATAGGCGGGCCTTCGAAATGATGAAAGACATTAACGCCGTTGTTTTCGACAAGACTGGCACATTGACTGTTGGAAAATTCGGAGTCACCGACATTGTCTCCTTCATACCGGAAGAGGAGCTTTTGAGGCTTACGGCAGGTGTGGAGCTAAACTCTGAACATGTAATAGCAAAAGCCATAGTAGAATATGCCGAAAGCAAAGGCGTCAAAATTCCACAAGCCAAGGGTTTTAAGGCTTTGCCTGGTAGGGGCGCCTATGGAAAAGTTGGGAGAAGAGAAGTTTATGTTGGTAGCGTAAACCTCCTTGAAGAGTTGAAAATAGCCGTTGAAGATCCGAGAATAAGGAAACTGCAAGACCAAGGCAAGACGGTTGTTTTCACGGTTGTGGATGGAAAACTTGCTGGTGCATTCGCGTTGGCAGACAGCATAAGGGAGGAATCCCGCGAAGCCGTCAGAAAATTGAAAGAAAACGGCGTCAAGGTTTACATGTTAACCGGAGATTCTGAAGAGGTTGCCCGATGGGTTGCAAAAGAGCTTAGCATAGACAGCTATTTCGCGCGGGTTCTCCCAGATAAAAAGGCTGAGAAAATTAGGCGTCTAAAAGAGGAAGGCTACCGAGTAGCCATGGTCGGCGACGGCGTGAATGACGCACCAGCACTTGTTACGGCGGATGTTGGAATAGCCATAGGCGCTGGAACAGATGTAGCCATAGAAAGCGCAGACATAATCCTAGTTAAAAACGACCCACGAGACGTGGTGAAAGTCATAGATATCTCGCGCAAAACATATTCAAAGATGGTTCAAAACCTATGGTGGGCTGCAGGCTACAACATAATAACAATTCCAGTAGCAGCTGGAATCCTCTCAGGTTTTGGAGTGACACTTCCAGCAGCTGTCGGCGCAATAATAATGTCCTTCAGCACAGTTATAGTAGCATTAAACAGTCAAACTTTAAGGAAGTATGAACCAGAGGAGGTGAAAGCTATTATGGCAAAGAAAACCCTTGTAAAAGACCCAGTTTGCGGAATGAAGATAGACCCAGAAACGGCGTTTAGCAAAGTTGAGCATGAAAGCCGCATAATCTACTTCTGCTCCAAAATGTGCGAGGAAGAGTTTAAGAAAAACCCAAAGAAGTACATAAAATAAGCGGCAAAGGGGATAAAGCTTTAACCAGAGATGCCCCTTACGTTTTTGACTGATATAATGCTGGTGGGCTGTTGGGCAGGCTAGCCGAACTAAAACTTGCAATGGGCACATCCATATTTCTAGTGGCTTTCATATTTGCGCTCTTTTTGGCGGCGATAATGATAATCTTTCAATTCAGCCTCATCTACGCCATAATAGGCACAGCACTATTCATACTCATCCAATATTTGATTGGACCAGCGGTGGTGGCAAGTTCAACAAGGCTCCGCTATTTGGAAAAGGGAGAAAACCCTTGGCTTGAAGAAACAGTGAAAGAGTTAGCCGATAAATCCGGACTGCCAATGCCAAAACTGGCTATTGTGCCAGACGAAACGCCAAACGCTTTTGTCTTTGGAAGAACAGCCAAAGATGCCACCCTAGCAGTGCATGAAGGACTCCTCAAAAGGCTTAACAAGGACGAAATCAGGGGCGTAATAGGCCACGAGCTTGGCCACATAAAACACAAAGACTTCATCGTCATGACAGTACTTTCGGCATTACCGCTCCTAGCCTATTTGATTGCGAGGGCAACATGGGAAGCTGGAAGGTGGGCCCCAGCATCAAAAAAGAAGGAGGAAGGTAGCATAAAGGCAGCATTTTTCGCAGTGGCAATAATCTCCTACATCGTTTACATCATTTCGCTCTTATGTGTCATGGGTTTAAGCAGGCTACGGGAGCACTACGCTGACGCCTATTCCGCCTACTTGACTGGGTCGCCTAGAAGCCTCCAAAGCGCCCTAGCAAAAATCACTTACGGTTTGTCGCTTTCGCCAAAACCGCCATCCGGTGCTAGAACCTTCTATATTGGTGACCCGGCGATGGCTAAGCTGGAAATATCCTCCATAATGGAGAAGAAGGCAGAATACGACTTGGATAGGGACGGCGTCTTAGACGAGCGGGAACTGGAACTGGCCATGGAGAAGGAGGCAAAATCCACATGGGCGAAAATCAACACCTGGTTCTCAACGCACCCGCCTACGTTCAAGCGAATTCTGCTTTTGCGCGAAATTGAAATGGAGATGGAAAGTGGAAGATTCACCGGCGACCGCATATACGCAAAAATCTAGACCCTTTCTAGCCTAGACATTCTGAAACATAGCTTAGAAAAACCTCACTTTCATCATTTTCTAAGCTGAACTGAAAAAGCCTATCAACCCAATCTTTAGTCAATCCTAAAAGACAATCATCCAACTCTCTCGTTATATAGACGAGCACGCAGTGGGTTTCTGGTTTCCAACGTTTTAGAATGGCGAAAGAGGCAACAGCCGTTTTAAGTCTAGCTGAATCAAGCTCAACCTTCGCGTCAAAAACAACCAGCGGATCAATAAACCCGTCCGCTCTCCGCCCAATGGAAATATCAAATTCCATGGCATAACTTTTCTCGCCGTCTTGCCAAACAAGGCATTTCTCACCCCAAAACACTTCAAGAGGCTTCTTGACGGCGGCTCTCTCTTTTAGGAGGAGGCAAACATATTCTTCAAAGGCGTAGGCGCGGAACTTTCCGAAAAACTGTGCAACGCCAATTTCAGACTTGTTCGCCATTATAGTTTCATTAAATTTGAGGAAGTCTTTTAGGGCTAGGGTTTTCGTCCACTTCTCATATTGGGTTTGTAAAGCTTTTCCAAGCCTACGCTGTTTTGCTTTTCTGCTGGAACATAGCTCGTTTATATAGTCTATCGGCTTCTTTGCTCTTGCCAATAAGGGTCTCCAAAAGCGTTTTATCACAAACCGGATTTATTACCTTCGTGGTCTAAGCGTGAAAGGTGTACTAAAATGAGGGTTAGGCTTCTCCGTTATACGGCGGACCCCGAACTTCTTTGTGGGGCTGCAGCCCTAACATCGTCAAGAAGCGGAAATCCATCCGAAATTTTTGATAGCATAGATTTGGATAGGGCTAGGCAGACAATTAGGCGTGTGACTGGTTATGGACATATGTCGGTGATTGAGCATGCATCCTTTACTTTCAGCATAGAAGAGGTTTCAAGGGCTTTGACCCACCAGCTTGTCAGGCATCGCATCGCATCCTACACGCAGCAGAGCCAACGTTACGTGACATATGACACATTGAAAAAGTATGTGACGCCGCCCACTATAGCCCAAAATTCAGAGGCAAAGAAAATCTTCGACGAAACATTAGAAAGTATATCAGCCACCTATAAGAAACTCTTGGAGTTGGGCATTCCGAAAGAAGATGCGCGGTATATTCTTCCAAACGCTGCAAAAACAAACATTGTTGTCACCATGAACGCTCGTGAGCTCCGCCACTTCTTCAATTTGCGGTGCTGCGCCCGCTCCCAATGGGAACTCCGCGAAGTCGCAACAGAAATGCTCCGACAAGTGAAGAAGGCGGCGCCGTCGCTTTTCGAGAATGCCGGGCCAACATGCGTTGAGCTTGGCTTTTGCCCAGAAGGAAAAATGAAACCGCCAGAATGCAACATTGAAGAAATTAAAAAGCAGTTCAAAAACCTCTAAAACATAAAGCGGTTAAATTGCCAAGGTATAAGGCATACGCCATAACAACAAAGTGCTGGCGACCCGGGGAAGACTATGTAGGGCAGATAATTAAAAGCATTGAGGGGAAAGTTTCAAACGGAGACTTTATTATTATATCGGAAAAAGCCATTGCAACAGCCACTGGCAACATTGTGGACGAAAGCAAAGTAGAGCCAAGCCTAAATGCAAAAATTATCGCAAAAGTTTGGATGCCACTTGTTTGGGGCTATTTTCTCGGTCAAATATGCCACTTGCGAAGAAAGCTCATAGAAAGACTTAGAAGCTATCCACGGGATGCTGGAAGTCGCCACAAGCAAGTTGCCCTCCAATATGCTGGTTTACTGCAAGCTCTGATGTTTGGCTCTGAAGGAGGCATAGATGGAACAAACCTTCCATACGCTTATGTTTGCTTACCCCTAAAAAACGCCCAAGCCATAGCCGAAAAAATACAAAGAAAAATTTTGAAAGCACTTGGGCGGAAAGTTTGCGTCATAATTGCCGACACGGATAAGACATACTCTTTCAGAAATTTCCATTTTACGCCTAGACCAAAACCAATAAAGGGAATCTATAACCTTGGAGGCTTCATCGCCTACGTTGTCGGGCGAGCGTTGAAGCTGAAGAGAAGGGCAACCCCAATAGCAGTGGCTGGACAACCCATCCCAGCAGAAGAAGCATTAACGATTGCGGAGATTGCAAACCGCGCTAGGGGTTATGGGGCTGGCAGGACCGTCTGGGACATGGCTGAAAAATTCAATGTTGACTTGGCTGAAGTAAGCTGGGAGATGCTGGAAAAGATAAAACACAAACCAATAGTAATAATGCACCGAGTTTCTTAGCTAAATCCAGAATCGAGCGAAAAATGTTAATGGGAATAGCGTTATTTTAGAATTGTATAGAGGGTATCAATTTTGCAGTTCGCCGTTGACAACAAAATTGACTTTTGTTGGCATGGAATTCTGTAGGGGGATGGGAAGCTATTGGCTGTTTTCCAAGCGCAAATATGTAGAGAGGAAGTTTCCCCACTCAACCTTTTGATGGGAAAAGGAAATAAAGAGCAAAGGATAAACCAGCAAAAGAATAGCCGCTTAACCATCCAATAAAAAGGTGAAAGATGTTGGAAGCTTCTGTTAAACAGCTTGACGCCTTCTTTAATCCGAAGTCTGTGGCCGTTGTCGGTGCCACTAAAAAAATAAACAAGGCTGGACACGTCATATTCAAAAACTTTGTTGAAAACAAGAGGAGAGGTGTTTTTAAGGGAGAGCTTTACCCCGTAAATCCCCACGAAGACTACATTTTAGGCTTTCAATGTTATCCAAAACTGACAAAAATTCCTGGAAAAATTGAACTTGTTGTTATAGTTGTCCCAGCGGAAATTGTTCCAGAAATAATGGAGGACGCCGCAGCCAAGAAGGTTGAAGCCGTCGTCATAATCAGCTCTGGTTTCGGAGAAATTGGAAACCATGAACTGGAAAGGAAAGTTGTTGAAATTGCGAAAAAGGCTGGGATAAGGGTTCTCGGCCCCAACTGTCTGGGAGTCTACGACTCCAAAACCGGTGTGGACATGCTCTTCTTGCCAGAAACAAAGATTTTGACGACCGGCGAGGAGGTTGTTGCAACACCTAGACCGATGAGGGGAAACATAGCCATAGTAACCCAAAGCGGAGCCTTTGGAGTGGCAGCCCTCGACTACTTGGCTGGAAGGCAAATAGGCATCAGCAAATTTGTAAGTTTTGGGAACAAAAGCGACGTGGACGAAGCAGAGATGCTCCACTACCTATACTACGACGACGAAACCAAAGTGATATTGCTATATGTTGAAGACATCAAGAATGGGAAAGCCTTTATCGAAGCGGCATCAAAAGTCACAAAGAAAAAGCCAGTAATAGCCCTAAAAGCCGGCAAAACAGAAGCCGGAGCAAGAGCGGCAGCATCCCACACAGGCGCCATGGCAGGCTCAGACCAAATTTACAACGCTGCTTTTGCGCAGACTGGAATTTTAAGGGTTAGGGACATGGAAGAATTCTTTGACGCAGCGAAAGCCTTCGTTATGCAGCCGCCAGCCGCTGGAAAAAATGTGGCAATAATAACGGACGCTGGCGGCCCCGGAATATTGGCGGCTGACGAATGTGAAACGCAAGGGCTGGTGGTTAAGCGGTTCTCCGAGAAAACTCTTCAAAAGTTCGAAACACTTAAGCGGGAGGGAAAACTGCCAAAGTTTGCAACAAACCTAAACCCTGTTGACGTAACTGGTTCTGCCACCTCTGAAATGTTCGAGTTGGCAGCCGACATAGTCTTCCAAGACCCAGAAGTTCATGGAATACTGCTCCTTGGACTACACCACACGCCTGCACTGCAAGAAGACTACATCGATAGGGTGGCGAAGGTTGCCAGCAAATACGAAAAGCCCATTGTTGCATGCGACATCGGCGAAACCGAAATGGCTCTGCACACACGCTCAAGATTCGAAAAACTTGGAATTCCGGCATACTCCTCACCAGAAGATGCCGCAAGAGCCATGAGCGCCCTCGTAAAGTACGGATTATACCTGAAAAAGAAAGGATACTTTAAAGAGTACTTGCAAAATTTCTTTAAGGAAAGGCGCAAATAAGCATAAGCCTATTCAAAGGCTATCCTAACTTCCAATTCGTCACCATTTTTAAGCTTCAACTTTTCCCTCAAATTAGAAGGCGCAATAATTTCTAAAACGTCTCTGGGATAGTTTTCTACGCATGGCAGCACAACGGCACACACTACATCATGCCCGATGTACGCCCTAAAACATTTTCCTCTACAGTATCCTGGTTCCGGTAAAATCTCGATGGCTTTTGCATCTTCCAGCAACTTCCTAACATCTAAATATTCGCCGGTAAGTTTCAAGTTCAGCGTTCCAGGATAGGGAGCAAAACCAAGCTTTTCTCTTATCTGCCGTCTAACCCATGATAGCATAGTGAAAAACGAGCCCTCTCCCACTCCGGAAACTATTTTGCCCTTCACACATACCGTTTTTGTCGGCGTTTCACATTCTTCAGTCATAAGCGTTTTCCAGTCTGTTTATGTTTTCCCCTGTTCTTTCAGCCAGTTTGCAACTTTCCGAAACATTGGGTTCGAGGACATATCCATAACAGGAACAATTATCTTCTCCCTAGTCTCAATTAGCGGCTGGTATTTTGGCATAAGCGCATATCCAACAAAGGTCCAGTAAACCCTCCTATTTTCAACAAGCGCCTTTGTAGCAGTTTCTGTTGATGCTGGAAGTGGAAAATAGAGGAACACAATGCCGTCAGCCCAGTACAAACCTGCCGTCTTTCCTCCAGCTATTATTGAGGCGAATCTTGCAATGTCCTCTGGCGAGGCGAAAAAGTTGCGTTCCATGATAACTATTTCCTTGAAAGGCTCAAACTTGACGTCTACTTCGCCTTCAGCCATAACCTTCGCCTTTCTGATAGTTTTGTTAAAGGTTCCCTTTTAATCTTGCCATAAACCAGAAAAGGTTATAGAGCACAAAAGCTAAACCCATCCAATCACAAACCATCAAAAGAGGGAGCAAAGCTTGGCTGAAATTCGCGTAGCAATAGTTGGCGTTGGCAACTCGGCATCAGCCCTAATCCAAGGAGTAGAATACTACAAAAACGCAAAAGAAGGCGAAACAGTCCCGGGGTTAATGCACGTGAACTTTGGCGGATACCATGTTAGAGACATAAAATTTGTTGCAGCCTTCGACGTTGACAAAAACAAAATTGGAAGGGACTTAGCTGAAGCCATATTCACTAAGCCCAACTGCTGTGCCAAATTCGCAGACGTCCCACCATTGGGCGTAGAGGTCCTACCTGGCCCAGTTCTGGACGGAGTGGCAAAACACATGATAGAGACATTCAACGTTTACAGCGAAAACGAAGTTAAACCAGCAGACGTTGCAAGCGTCCTAAAAGAGACTGATGCGGAAATCCTCATAAACTACTTGCCTGTTGGAAGCCGCAATGCCACACGCTTTTACGCCCAAGCTGCTTTGGATGCTGGATGCGCCTTCATAAACTGCATACCAGAGTTTATTGCCTCAGACCCCTTATGGAGCCGCAAATTTGAGGAGCAGGGTCTTCCGGTGGCAGGCGACGACATTAAAAGCCAGCTTGGCGCAACCATACTCCACAGAAATCTTGTACGACTATGCGTCGACAGAGGCGTAATCGTCGACGAAACATACCAGCTGAACTTGGGCGGAGACACAGACTTCCTAAACATGACGGTTGAAGA
This window harbors:
- a CDS encoding inositol-3-phosphate synthase, producing the protein MAEIRVAIVGVGNSASALIQGVEYYKNAKEGETVPGLMHVNFGGYHVRDIKFVAAFDVDKNKIGRDLAEAIFTKPNCCAKFADVPPLGVEVLPGPVLDGVAKHMIETFNVYSENEVKPADVASVLKETDAEILINYLPVGSRNATRFYAQAALDAGCAFINCIPEFIASDPLWSRKFEEQGLPVAGDDIKSQLGATILHRNLVRLCVDRGVIVDETYQLNLGGDTDFLNMTVEERLKTKRISKTEAVKSLVPYDLPTRIGPSDYVPFLGNKKICYIWLKGRKFGDRPLTITVKLEVEDSPNSAGVVIDVIRAVKLALDRKIAGPLISISSYAFKHPPVQVPDPIAKEWVEEYIRSKRER
- a CDS encoding DUF120 domain-containing protein produces the protein MTEECETPTKTVCVKGKIVSGVGEGSFFTMLSWVRRQIREKLGFAPYPGTLNLKLTGEYLDVRKLLEDAKAIEILPEPGYCRGKCFRAYIGHDVVCAVVLPCVENYPRDVLEIIAPSNLREKLKLKNGDELEVRIAFE
- a CDS encoding CoA-binding protein is translated as MEASVKQLDAFFNPKSVAVVGATKKINKAGHVIFKNFVENKRRGVFKGELYPVNPHEDYILGFQCYPKLTKIPGKIELVVIVVPAEIVPEIMEDAAAKKVEAVVIISSGFGEIGNHELERKVVEIAKKAGIRVLGPNCLGVYDSKTGVDMLFLPETKILTTGEEVVATPRPMRGNIAIVTQSGAFGVAALDYLAGRQIGISKFVSFGNKSDVDEAEMLHYLYYDDETKVILLYVEDIKNGKAFIEAASKVTKKKPVIALKAGKTEAGARAAASHTGAMAGSDQIYNAAFAQTGILRVRDMEEFFDAAKAFVMQPPAAGKNVAIITDAGGPGILAADECETQGLVVKRFSEKTLQKFETLKREGKLPKFATNLNPVDVTGSATSEMFELAADIVFQDPEVHGILLLGLHHTPALQEDYIDRVAKVASKYEKPIVACDIGETEMALHTRSRFEKLGIPAYSSPEDAARAMSALVKYGLYLKKKGYFKEYLQNFFKERRK